In Marasmius oreades isolate 03SP1 chromosome 1, whole genome shotgun sequence, one DNA window encodes the following:
- the ARPC4 gene encoding Actin- protein 2/3 complex subunit 4 (BUSCO:EOG09265CCT) codes for MSNVLRPYLAAVRSTLTAALTLENFSSQVVERHNKPEVETGGSKEVLLNPLIISRNENERVLIESSINSIRLSIKIKQADEIERILCHKFTRFMMQRAENFIVLRRKPVPGYDISFLITNTHSETMLKHKIVDFIIQFMEEVDREISEMKLSLNARARIVAETYLAAIAT; via the exons ATG TCGAACGTTCTCAGACCATATCTTGCGGCTGTTAGATCCACTTTGACTGCTGCCCTTACCTTGGAGAACTTCTCGAGCCAG GTCGTAGAAAGGCATAACAAACCAGAGGTGGAAACGGG aggTTCAAAAGAAGTCCTCCTCAATCCCTTAATAATCTCCCGTAACGAGAATGAGCGTGTCCTAATCGAGTCGTCAATCAACTCGATCCGCCTCAGCATAAAGATCAAGCAAGCAGACGAGATTGAACGTATCCTCTGTCATAAGTTCACTCGTTTCATGATGCAACGAGCAGAGAACTTCATCGTGCTGCGGCGAAAACCTGTACCC GGATACGACATATCCTTTTTGATCACGAATACTCATTCTGAAACCATGTTGAAGCATAAGATCGTTGATTTCATTATACA ATTCATGGAGGAAGTGGACAGAGAAATCAGTGAAATGAAGTTGAGTTTGAATGCCCGGGCTCGTATAGTTGCGGAGACTTATCTCGCAGCC ATTGCCACGTAA
- a CDS encoding uncharacterized protein (BUSCO:EOG092651BA) translates to MFSRFSSLKCIRRCLHTQIPQHTTRSRVSSSRLRVTVGASVAVASYITWRLTHGQRIALDSATTLDSPKNTVALDGPSSETAKSVPTKKRTRSRSEAPRNSEQEEAASTVVEGEKSEGKSEGEGSTEAGGAFNPVTGEINWDCPCLGGMAYGPCGQEFREAFSCFVFSEEEPKGINCVEMFKAMQTCFRQHPEHYADEIMDDEDEEPPNSSPDTSDTKTENPNSPTDSSTAQSQS, encoded by the exons ATGTTCTCCAGATTCTCCAGTCTGAAGTGCATAAGGCGTTGCCTGCATACTCAAATACCGCAACATACTACCCGAAGTCGTGTGTCCTCAAGCCGACTTCGTGTTACAGTGGGAGCTTCCGTCGCAGTAGCTTCCTACATTACATGGCGACTGACCCATGGCCAAAGAATTGCACTCGACAGTGCAACGACACTCGACT CACCCAAAAACACGGTAGCTTTAGACGGTCCTTCCTCCGAAACAGCCAAGTCCGTACCGACAAAAAAACGAACGCGCTCTCGTTCGGAAGCTCCCAGGAATTCAGAGCAGGAAGAAGCCGCATCTACTGTTGTTGAAGGCGAAAAATCTGAGGGTAAATCAGAAGGGGAAGGTAGTACTGAAGCTGGAGGAGCTTTCAATCCAGTGACCGGCGAAATTAATTGGGATTGCCCTTGTCTGGGAGGAATGGCGTATGGTCCTTGCGGACAGGAGTTTAGAGAGGCATTCTCTTGTTTCGTCTTCTCTGAGGAAGAGCCCAAGGGTATCAACTGCGTCGAGATGTTCAAAGCTATGCAGACATGTTTCAGACAACACCCAGAGCATTACGCGGATG AAATAATGGacgacgaagatgaggagCCGCCGAACTCGAGTCCGGACACGTCGGACACGAAAACAGAGAATCCCAACTCTCCTACAGATAGTTCTACAGCTCAGTCGCAGAGCTGA
- a CDS encoding uncharacterized protein (CAZy:CE10; MEROPS:MER0033242) — protein sequence MTLQYRRQPLKTIYLAYEAFTTVFIKIPVWVIIALLKSWRPVPTRSISRTILVQLISNLVNVMDKTGPLTYEPSFRDLEDKDGVWVDPVSHLVTGELKTWAFVASVKPIRIPGYFFGTRIEHPANPSQKVVYSLHGGSYIQCSAHPSGVNSTLAHALLSKTNSNITTVFAIEYRLSATHPLIPSNPFPAALVDAIAGYNYLVSTLGVPSSNIIIEGDSSGGNLALALTRYLVEHQTTTDMPSPPGGLLLLSPWCDIGLSHDVPRSNSILKADYDPEPCGMDYAKEAFVGPHGMGAADINPYISPASLHPSLSVSFKGFPKSFICAGEAENLHPQIQVLKGRMVRDIDERVTYWEGKDEPHDYLLFPWLSPTWAATMKAISDWVSSI from the exons ATGACTTTGCAGTATCGTCGTCAGCCACTGAAAACGATCTATCTAGCATACGAAGCTTTCACTACAGTCTTCATAAAAATCCCAGTATGGGTAATCATAGCTCTTCTAAA GAGTTGGCGTCCTGTACCAACACGTTCTATCAGTCGTACGATTCTCGTTCAGTTAATAAGTAATCTGGTGAATGTGATGGACAA GACTGGACCTCTAACTTATGAACCCTCTTTTCGAGATCTAGAAGACAAGGACGGTGTTTGGGTCGATCCTGTTTCTCACCTCGTCACTGGCGAATTGAAAACATGGGCCTTCGTAGCCTCTGTGAAACCTATACGCATCCCCGGTTACTTTTTTGGAACTCGAATTGAACACCCTGCAAATCCATCGCAGAAAGTGGTGTATTCGCTTCACGGCGGGTCATATATCCAGTGCAGCGCTCATCCTTCGGGTGTAAATTCTACTTTGGCTCACGCACTGCTCAGCAAGACCAATTCGAATATCACGACAGTTTTTGCCATCGAATACCGATTGTCGGCTACGCATCCTCTTATCCCATCCAATCCCTTTCCCGCAGCTCTCGTTGACGCCATCGCAGGGTATAACTACTTGGTCAGCACCCTTGGTGTTCCGTCCTCCAACATCATCATAGAAGGAGACTCCAGTGGCGGCAACCTCGCTTTGGCTCTGACGCGCTATCTTGTGGAACACCAAACCACTACGGACATGCCTTCACCCCCTGgtggacttcttcttctttccccgTGGTGCGATATTGGTCTATCGCACGACGTTCCACGATCCAATTCTATTCTCAAGGCCGATTACGACCCCGAACCGTGCGGTATGGACTACGCGAAGGAAGCATTTGTCGGTCCTCATGGAATGGGCGCAGCAGATATTAATCCCTATATTTCCCCAGCATCCCTTCACCCTTCTTTGTCTGTTTCCTTTAAGGGTTTCCCGAAATCCTTCATTTGTGCTGGTGAGGCAGAGAACTTGCACCCACAAATTCAGGTACTGAAAGGACGGATGGTAAGAGATATCGATGAGCGAGTAACATATTGGGAAGGGAAGGATGAACCCCACGATTACTTGCTGTTCCCCTGGCTTTCACCTACCTGGGCAGCCACAATGAAAGCGATATCGGATTGGGTCTCCAGTATATAA
- the MCM2 gene encoding MCM DNA helicase complex subunit produces the protein MAPKRRRSVSPPAGSSPAHPSASPRRRVSQSSLPPSSPPPPFSDTDDSLDDRDAVRDIDDEGEDEEGDGEDLFDDNFRADYAANEELDRYSEADINDDDELEEISVAARRAAEAKMSRRDRMERSGRRGTRAARRSRALPFLEDDDMDEAGDDDVLRMKRRTRRQYDERIDIDDIDGAEDEMPLEQLSDIKAASIVEWIANQRVRHTIMKGFRDFLFSYTDDQGSSVYGNRIRNLGETNSESLDVSYTHLAIAIPMLAYFLTNAPSAMLEIFDEVALDSILYYYPAYERIHSEVHVRICDVPLSLSLRELRRAHLNNLVRVTGVVTRRSGVFPQLKYVKFDCKKCGAVLGPFYQDATKEVRVSYCSNCESKGPFAINTEQTVYRNYQKMTLQESPGSVPAGRLPRHREVIMLWDLIDSAKPGEEVEITGIYRNNFDAALNSKNGFPVFSTVIEANHVNKKEDLFAAFRLTEEDEKEMRALGRDDRIRKRIFKSIAPSIYGHEDIKTAIALSLFGGVSKDINHKHRIRGDINVLLLGDPGTAKSQFLKYVEKTAHRSVFATGQGASAVGLTASVRKDPITREWTLEGGALVLADKGTCLIDEFDKMNDADRTSIHEAMEQQSISISKAGIVTTLQARCAIIAAANPIRGKYNPTIPFQQNVELTEPILSRFDVLCVVKDTVDPVMDELLARFVVGSHLRSHPDFQKETEEMNVGTSLDADIIPQDVLRKYIMYAREKVKPKLYEVDQDKLSRLFADLRRESMATGSYPITVRHLESMIRMAEASAKMCLREYVRSDDIDLAIEVAVGSFVSTQKMSIKKTLQRGFRKYLTHSKDHEELLAFLLGQLVKEKARLYQLQRHGQPELITVKPKELEERAKEHEIQDISPFLRSKLFAANGYNLADNAIEKRFSHREE, from the exons ATG GCACCTAAACGTCGAAGATCTGTATCACCTCCGGCTGGCTCCTCTCCCGCTCACCCGTCTGCTTCTCCTCGACGCCGAGTTTCTCAGTCATCGCTCCCTCCATCCTCTCCCCCGCCACCCTTTTCAGACACAGATGATAGTTTGGACGATAGAGATGCTGTCCGCGACAtagatgatgaaggtgaagacgaggaaggtGATGGCGAAGATCTTTTTGACGATAACTTCCGAGC GGACTATGCCGCAAATGAGGAATTGGACAGATATTCAGAAGCTGACATTAATGACGATGATGAATTAGAAGAAATATCTGTTGCTGCGCGTCGTGCTGCAGAAGCTAAAATGAGCCGTCGAGATCGAATGGAACGCAGTGGTAGAAGAGGCACTCGCGCTGCGCGACGCTCCCGTGCTCTACCCTTCTTGGAAGATGATGATATGGATGAAGCGGGCGACGACGATGTGTTGCGAATGAAAAGGCGCACTCGAAGGCAATATGATGAAAGAATAGATATTGACGATATTGATGGTGCAGAAGAC GAGATGCCTTTAGAACAGCTAAGCGATATCAAAGCAGCGTCGATCGTTGAGTGGATCGCAAACCAACGTGTTCGACATACTATAATGAAAGGTTTCCGGGACTTCCTGTTCTCCTATACAGATGACCAGGGATCATCGGTTTACGGCAATCGTATTCGAAATCTCGGCGAAA CCAACTCGGAATCGCTTGACGTCTCTTATACCCACCTAGCAATTGCAATCCCCATGCTGGCCTATTTCCTTACCAACGCGCCTTCAGCAATGCTAGAAATTTTTGATGAGGTCGCTCTGGATTCCATCCTTTACTACTATCCGGCATACGAGCGTATCCACTCTGAGGTGCATGTTCGGATCTGCGACGTACCTCTGAGTCTCTCTCTGCGAGAACTTCGTCGTGCACATCTTAATAATCTCGTCAGGGTTACCGGTGTCGTGACCAGGCGCAGTGGTGTATTCCCGCAGTTAAAATACGTCAAGTTCGATTGCAAGAAGTGCGGTGCAGTGTTAGGTCCTTTTTACCAGGACGCGACAAAAGAGGTTAGGGTCAGCTACTGCTCAAACTGTGAAAGCAAAGGACCTTTCGCTATCAATACAGAGCAG ACTGTATATCGTAATTATCAGAAGATGACTTTGCAAGAGTCGCCCGGTTCCGTACCTGCAGGTCGGTTACCTCGGCATCGTGAAGTCATTATGCTTTGGGATCTTATCGATAGTGCAAAACCTGGAGAAGAAGTG GAGATAACTGGGATCTACCGGAACAACTTCGACGCCGCTTTGAACTCCAAGAACGGTTTCCCGGTTTTTTCGACGGTGATAGAAGCGAATCACGTCAACAAAAAAGAAGATCTCTTTGCTGCCTTCCGTTTGACGGAAGAAGACGAAAAGGAAATGCGTGCACTAGGTCGCGATGACCGGATAAGAAAACGAATTTTCAAGTCTATAGCACCATCTATATACGGACACGAGGACATCAAGACCGCAATCGCACTATCACTCTTTGGTGGGGTGTCAAAGGACATTAATCACAAACATCGCATTCGGGGCGATATAAATGTCCTGCTTCTGGGCGATCCAGGCACGGCGAAATCCCAATTCCTCAAGTACGTTGAAAAAACAGCACATCGATCGGTATTTGCAACCGGTCAAGGTGCATCCGCGGTTGGTCTGACAGCCAGTGTTCGCAAGGATCCTATCACCAGAGAGTGGACATTAGAAGGGGGAGCGCTAGTTCTTGCTGACAAGGGAACATGTCTTATTGACGAGTTCGACAAAATGAACGACGCAGATCGAACATCGATTCATGAAGCTATGGAGCAACAGTCCATCTCTATTTCCAAAGCAGGTATTGTCACCACTCTCCAAGCTCGTTGTGCAATCATTGCTGCAGCCAATCCAATTCGTGGAAAATACAATCCCACGATACCTTTTCAGCAGAACGTCGAACTTACAGAACCCATTCTGTCTCGCTTCGATGTGCTTTGCGTAGTGAAGGACACGGTGGATCCCGTGATGGACGAACTGCTGGCTCGATTTGTGGTTGGCAGTCACTTGAGGAGTCATCCAGACTTTCAGAAGGAAACAGAAGAAATGAACGTTGGTACGTCCTTGGACGCTGAT ATCATACCGCAAGATGTTCTTCGCAAGTACATAATGTACGCACGAGAAAAAGTTAAACCAAAGCTGTATGAAGTCGACCAGGACAAGCTTTCGAGACTGTTTGCGGACCTTCGACGAGAGTCAATGGCGACCGGTTCGTATCCGATTACAGTTCGACACCTCGAAAGTATGATTCGGATGGCTGAAGCAAGTGCGAAAATGTGCCTGAGGGAGTATGTGCGGTCAGACGACATTGATTTGGCCATCGAGGTCGCTGTAGGAAGCTTCGTTAGTACTCAAAAGATGAGCATTAAGAAGACGCTACAAAGG GGCTTCAGGAAGTACCTTACGCACTCCAAGGATCACGAGGAGTTGCTAGCATTCCTGCTCGGACAACTCGTCAAGGAGAAGGCTAGACTCTATCAGCTCCAACGACATGGGCAACCGGAACTAATTACTGTCAAACCAAAAGAGTTGGAGGAGAGG GCCAAAGAACACGAAATACAAGATATATCTCCCTTTCTCCGTTCCAAGCTGTTTGCCGCCAATGGCTACAACCTTGCGGATAATGCCATCGAGAAGAGATTTAGTCATCGAGAGGAGTAG